Part of the Lycium ferocissimum isolate CSIRO_LF1 chromosome 6, AGI_CSIRO_Lferr_CH_V1, whole genome shotgun sequence genome, TTTCAATATGTCCTTCCCTGTCTTCCAACAAATTAAATGTGTTGTGAAGCAGTACTTAAGGCAAACAAATTGTAGATACATTATAAATCTtctcaaattaaaaataatgattaatgAAATCTTGAAGTTGATAATTTGGAACTAAAAATAGACAAACATTGACTGCTTTCCTTTAGTTTGGAAATTAGGGTTTTAAACCTGATCTTTAGTTCATAAAAAACACACAACACAGAGAGAGAGATTTGTGGAATTGCAAATATAGAGTTTTAAAGTGAAACCATTGAAgtatttggaaggaaagaaaaaaaaaaaatctaacaaTTTTAAGGGGAGAAAAAAGCTCAACTAATTAGTGATTCATCATCTGGATATATGTAGGTTTTAGTTTTTTCATAtcgaaatttttatattttcgaACGACATCTGATGATTGAGGCCGCATTAAAGAAGcctttttccaaattaattACTACATCCTTCTCAATATCACTCATGGCAACACAAATATAACTTCAAATGCTTTAAATTAGTCAAAAACTCAACCGGAAAATCTCGACAAAATCGACAAATAGGAGCAAATTAAAGAAGACCCCCAAACTCCAAATCTCAAACCCTTTAATTTCTTctactttttccctttttctttttcaagtatGAAGcatcatatgtaaatatactaAGAGCTTATACACATTGtgtcaaaataatttatttatactaTTAGGTTCAAAAGATATCTACAGGTAACTCTctgtaaaaaatgaaatttggaatCTTCACAAACTATCTGTAAATATCTTTTGAATGACCGTGATAGAGTAAAATCTTCTTTACACTATCAAAGTGTGTGTATATAAGTTAGACtcaatataaatatacatgacTTGATTGTACAAAAGCACACACACGAGCacagtgtgtgtgtatatttgggtttttttggtgtgggggggggggggggcggggggttGGGGTGTTGGAGCCATGGAGGGGTGTGGAGGGGCCAAGGGTATAATCATATTCAATTGCTTCTCACGTCACTGTTTTATTCCCGGGAGAGAATTCAGCCAAACGAACTTTCGGATGATCAGAAAAACAAAACCTTATTGTATATAtccatttattaattattatactatatGGAACGTACGTAACTCAAGTCTAACCGTTGTGATGATTATCATGCCCTTTTGTCAACACAATCCTAACAAACCTATTTTTTAGTTCACAATTCACATGACCACTATACACAAATAATTAATTCCtctaatattaatatttttattcttaaaaattcCACTTAGTACACAATAATGACCATAATAATCACTTCACTTCCCAATAATCCTTTTCCCCCACTAATCACCAATTACCTCATACGTAGGATCCGATGCATTATTACCAACAAAAGTTGTAGTAGTGGCCATAGTAGTGCTGGAAGAGCCAAGAATTAGCGCTTTTGTTGGTGTGACAATATTTGCCCAATTTTCAGTATTAGGGCACGGTGATACTGATACctgtgttggtgggaggtgaTGATTCGACGATTGTAACTGGCGAATTTGCCTTTTTAGAAACTTAACATAGCGAATTGCTTCGTCTAACATGGAAGCAGTGTCCATTTTGGTTCCACCAGGGACTAATCTTTGCAAGATCCTAATTTTTTCACTTATTCTCTCGCGGCGGAGCCTGGCTGCAACGCTTTGAGGATCGTTGCTAATTCGGACGTTTCGCCTTTTAGGTTTTCGAATGGTGGCTGGATCAATATCAACTGGCTGCATAGCTGCAATCTTGAACATCATTTCTTTCATGGCTCCTAGctcctcttcttcatcttcgTCTTCATCGGGTTCTTGATCATTATGATCCTCAATAAGTGTTTGAACATGGTTGTTTAAAACATGATCAAACGGGActtcttgttgttgtaattgGCTTGAGGAAGAGGGGAATTGGTGACTATGGTGAGGGTTTTGAAGAGGAAAACTAGGCCAAATGGGGTTATGATCAAAAGGGAGTTGACGTTGTTggtgttgctgttgttgttgttgatggtcgTGGAAGATATGGTCATCCATAGTGGACATGATTGGTTCCCAAGTGGAGGTTGTGAGCTTAATGTGGTTGATATCCATGGCAAGAAGTACAAAggtgaaaatgagaaagaaagagatcAAGAAGAATATCTATTGTGCTTTTCTTGTGTCATTATGAAAAgattttctcatatttatggAACCCCCTTAAgcaaaattgtaaaaaaaggGGGGGCAAAAAGGGAGGTGACTTATTGCAAAGTTGAATCAAAGCTCTTGAAGATGTACTTGTGTGAAGCCTTAGAGGTCTAACTAGTACACCTTCGTAGGGTAGAGAAAAGGcgtaagttatatatattatgacatAGACAATTCgtacatatatctatatgtatatatcatgaTATAGAGGGACAAAGGGAAGGGGGTGGGGGTGTTGCAGACTTTATTGAACCAAGAACTAAGCTACcagtaataaaagaaaaaaaaatgggaaaagagATACCCCCTACGTCTCAATTTAATTATGTGGCAGCATTCAAATTCTGAGAGTTAAACAGTTTTTCTTCTACCGCAACTTTTTCATAtgccttttaaaattttgaattgtttatattataacttatagtactttttatgtagttttcaaatatataaattcttttttttttaaatttaaagctTATATCCGAATGCACGGTCAgattaagaagtttgactctTGAAATTTTAACGGTGTCAGAATAATTAACTATTTTGGGAGGGGACCACAAGATCAAgttatttcaaaaaaagaaaaaagaagaagaagaagaagaagaagagaagtttCTATTTTTGTGGGGGGTGTGGGTTGGGGGTGAGTGTTTCAAGGGCCATAAATGTCCTCCTTTTACTATGTTGGTATACAAATGCATTTAGTAGACCTGCTGCCTTTTGCTTCATCCCTAGAATTTGTCTATTTGCCTTGGTTAACTTGTtaatcatcaaaatcaactgATAAATTCTTGCTGACTTGGTTGTGATCCAAAGGTTAAAAAACTACAGGAAATCAGAGGATAAATTCTAGTAAGGATTAATTCTAGACGATGGGATATTTATTGTGACTTCTTTAAGTGATTGTCCTCGTGAATAATTAATGTCCGTGGCAACTGTCAAGTCCCTTGGCTTTGTTTTGGATTTAGCAGCATCTTTTGCTTGATGAGTGGTTCTTGTGCTTCTTTTTTGTAGTACTAGGGAATTCCCATtgtggaaaaacaaaaaagggagGAAATTATGTGAATAGATGTGAGAATTTGAGAAGATAAATGTGTACATATAGAGAGGATacaatacctttttttttaaagcttattAGTAGGAATTTATTACAAAAAGGTtcttgttgaccttctttctctaAAATGTATTTTACGAAAGGAAATATTTTAGAGAGAAATACCGTTTAGAAAGCTgccaatcttttttttttttttttttttaagcaaccACTAACCAATGCCTAGTGGCTTTATTTTATTACTAAATAAAAGAGTCTCTTTACAATATGTTTCAACAGAAACATCTGGAACCAACAAAACAAAAGCTCAAAAATAACTAGCTAGATCCAAGAACTAAGAACAGAGAAAAAATCTCTTCTCACAGCAACTCAGTCTCCTAGCTTAGCGATCAGGTATGATtcttgtcacgatccaaccccgtaggccgtgactagtgcccgagctgggcacccgtttacatacctgttagctataatcaacccgaaattaaacataatatggaaacttgtaaaaacaAAATGTCGTCTcagaactgtcacatatatatcaaggtaacctgtctcctaaggagtcacaaccaatcaaaagataacatagtacacgagccaacaaggctgtcataacgtatgggaacgtcccaactatacaaacgcaagccgacaaggctgccactatgtacaacatcccaaaatatatacacaagccgacaaggctgccactacgtacgggaacgtcccaaaataagtcatactGACACGtacaacaacatctatatacaacccacacatatgtctacgtaccctaagagtatcaatagtgaaatatgacgggacagggccccgccgtacccctggataaacatatacatgtacatcaAAAGATATGTATcgaaagtctaggctccggaacaatggagcacttCCAAGACAACAGCAGTAAGTCCTGGTtcgaggatcaccaaatcgagtatccgtaccgcggcatgaaacgcagcccccgaagaaagcgggatcgcacgagatatgtaccgagtatataaagcatgaaatacaataaaggaAATCATATCTGAAGTAAAGATTTCgtgagacaagtatgataatcaagaaatcactgtacctgtgccttacgaatgaaatcatgcatatcattatcatataccatacccggcccattatgggactcgttgaataaagtcgtgtacacgtataccatacccgacctttcatgggactcggtgccataatcatatcatcgtatcatcgtatcgtcatatcatcatataccgtacccggccctctaacgagggactcggtgaacaatgtagTGAAactgtgcgtgataacatacccggcccgggactcggtgaaagatatcatgacaacatgcacgagtagaatatcatgagcaaccatatgcaactaaatcatcatctgagactcaatagaataagtaaactaactaacactcgagtatcaaggCGATAATCATGataagtactctttgaatgtcactataaactatatcaaatagagcctcaggaaatcatagacatgtatcaagataatatgaAATACCTTATAGAGGTCAAGGACATTAATCATTGTAgagtctttaagaataggagcttttacataccaactactatccaacatatagaagactcgaggggcaATAGCTCAGTtaccttaagagttctaacatcaagaagtgaataagaatcatgaatcacactcggaactcatgaatggaattaccccaaagctcatatcatacatcacttatatctaagacatgccaaaaaaaagaagggataactttacataccttttacgcttatCCGTGACACAATACGTATATGctgcccgaagtgtctcaacctatattaagacgtcaagaactatggttaactacggaaggttcaaaacgtattccaacgttagtagctcatttCTGTAGAGAATTAGGcgcatttcccttatattcaaaccaactacataacaaccaagtcaacatcaacaaccacatgttcaagtactatatcaagTCTAGCCAAAACAAGATTCGAGAATACCCCAAGACAAATTACAtaacattccaaatcagcccacacattacaacattcaataatcgttaacataacgactacgacatattcaagttattcttaataatctatagccatagcacttcatcgaaacgaccttataacagcccaaccattataacaacacaatGTATAATCTTAACTATACTAAATCTTCCAATTcgacaagaataacaacacgccccaaaacagcccctagttAACATAACAATGCCCGATAATCTTACGAACACCTAAGAACATACCAAGCAACCACGTACACTTCATATACGATATTTTATACGCTTCTTTTATCCAAATTCGTGAGCCATATCCACAACACACGACAAAAACATCAATTATTCgtatccaacaacaacatcaattattcaACAAATTCTTAAAACAGCCCGCAAACTAAATACagcttcaactttaaccatcaatttccttcacttttaacacataatccataacaataacaacaacaacaacaacaatcaacccaaTCTAATTTAAACAACCCCAATTCTGTCCaattcaacaccaacactaatCACGCAATTTTCTTATTTCCAATTCCACTCAATACAAtttaatctctccattacaacatcattaacccCAATTTCATTACAAGAgaaagaaatcttacctcaaactAGTTAGGGCAGATTCTACAATTACTTGCACAATTCATaccacttcatcttcttcaacataCACTCTAACCTTGTTGCTCCTTAAACGTGTagaacacttagaaaataagtTACAACTTCTCCTTCACAAAACTTGAATTGGCCGTgagcttctctctcctctctctaaTTCAACAATGTTGAAGGTGAATAAATGAGGTGGATGACTTATTCCATTAATCatcatatatgatatatatgccGCTCTATAAGGATACGTGTCCCACCTTACAAGCACGGGTCAATCGtgatttggccatgccatggtgGGGTCCACTTGGCCCACTAATTGCttaattaatgataattagtcttaatccccacttaataatttaatcatggttaattaatccctaatctccaccaATATTTCTGTACCaaataaaacttataagcaATTCATGCACcaattaaaatcggggattgaaagtccttgtctcatatccaaaaataatcttgtccttggacttatctCGATTAGcctaaaaatattccaatgtacaaaaatacgggatataacaattctCACCCATTTTCATTCCTGTCGATTTTTGCACGAACTGAACTGAAGAAAAATACATGGTGTATAATTTTGATTCTTCCAACTGAAAACCTATAGATGTAGCTTGAAGAtctgttgtgttgtgttgtgttgaatcAACTCTTTTGAGCTTTGTCTGTTCCTCTCCTCCATTGTTGATGTGCTTTAAAATCTCTAACCTTTACCCAGTTCTCAAATTGATTTGATAACTTAAGTATTCTGTCCTGTTGATTGTTAGATCTTGTTTGTCTTGAGTAAGTAGCATTCTTAAGCCCGTGATTGGCCCCATTAATATGTCCCTCAAGCTCTCAGCAGAGACATGGTTATCAACGACACTAAGATTATATCTAGGCTTTACAATTGAACTAAATAAACAAGACTTACTTTCTCTTTAATCAACAGGCTAGATATCCAGTTAGGATTTCTAATTTCCAGTAGACAATCAAAAGCAAAAAACCTATGAAATACAGTGGATACTGCTTCTCAGCTATTGCTAACTCTTCAATAGGATGAGCCGAAGCTAATACCACACATTGAAGAATTTTCAATAGTTAAGTTACACAATCACACATGTACTCATTAGGTCAGCTTATTCCTTGCATTTCTGGTCCTGAGATTAGGAACTTGTTGCTTATCCAAATTTAGTATCTTCCTCCTTGCACTAGGCAgttctaaaaataaattaaactcTGAtatacctgcaaaatcaaaagctATGTTAGTTAAAAAATCTGCCAGGCTGTTCCCCTCCCTATAGACGTGTTGTATTATCACATTGAATCCTTCCATCAGCTTCTTAATTCTCTCCACTTCAGTGATAATGCACCATGGTATCTGCCACTGTTCTTCCACCACTTTCTTCAAAAGCAATGAATCTGTTTCCATAATTAATGGATGGAGTTCATGTTCCACACAGTAGGTCAAGCCTTGTAGTATAGCTTTAGCTTCAGCTACTACAATTGTAGAATCCCCTATTTCAGCACACTGAGCATATACCAAGTCCCCTTGCCAATTTCTCACACAAAAACCATAAGAACTAGGTCCCGGATTCCCTCTTGAAGCCCCATCTGTATTACTCTTAAACCACCTAGCATATGGAAGCTTCCAATGTACAACTTTAGTAATTATTCGGGGTTGTATTCTTTCCAGACAATTAACTAGGTCAGGCTATAGAAAAGGTACATTTTGTAACGATGGGTATCTCATCCTGGTAAGATAGTATAGATTATTGTTCACTTCATGCACCACCTTTCTAAAACTCACCTTACCTCCATGTCTTATAGTATTTCTCCTTTTCCACAGTTCCCATGTAATCATTGCTGGTATTGCTTGAACAATTGGTTTGATCATGTCACCGCAAGCTACTGACCATACAGCTCTGATTGTTTGGTGTAGTTGGACTCTGTTTACACGTAGTCCTGCTGCTTCTAAAAACACCTTCCATACCCCTTCTGCAAAATTGCTTGTtaaaaataaatgttgcatagTTTCTTGTTGAGGAACTCTGCAACAGTAACATCTAGAGACCACGGCAATATTAATCCTCATCAAATTATCATCAGTAGGGATTATCCATTTCCATAACTTCCACAGAAAGAAGGAAATTTTAAAAGGAACTCCCTTAATCCACAATTGTTTGAAGTCCTCCTGTATGTGACTCTTATGCCTCATAATATCCCAAGCACTGTTGATTGTAAA contains:
- the LOC132060651 gene encoding transcription factor HEC3-like, producing MDINHIKLTTSTWEPIMSTMDDHIFHDHQQQQQQHQQRQLPFDHNPIWPSFPLQNPHHSHQFPSSSSQLQQQEVPFDHVLNNHVQTLIEDHNDQEPDEDEDEEEELGAMKEMMFKIAAMQPVDIDPATIRKPKRRNVRISNDPQSVAARLRRERISEKIRILQRLVPGGTKMDTASMLDEAIRYVKFLKRQIRQLQSSNHHLPPTQVSVSPCPNTENWANIVTPTKALILGSSSTTMATTTTFVGNNASDPTYEVIGD